In Antennarius striatus isolate MH-2024 chromosome 20, ASM4005453v1, whole genome shotgun sequence, the genomic window AAAGGACCCTCGAAGACGACCAGAGCGTTTGTGAGGGAAAACTTCCCCTACAACCACTCCATGTTTTCAGAAGACAGGTTGTACGACATCGGTGACTTCGCGTCCCTCATCGCCGTGTCCAGATTCGATCTGGACGTCCTGAGGGACCCGGCCTTCGAGGATGTCGTCAGTCTCAACGACGAGATCCTCAAGATCCGCGTGCAGAACGGGACGCTGGGATTTAATGAGCTGTGTGCAAAAGCCAACGGAGAGTGTGTCTCAAACATTCTGGGAATATTCCAGTCTGATCCAGCGGACGTCACCTACCCCGTCTACAAAAACGGGTCCGACTCGGTGTTTCTGGGCCCAGCTCTCGGCGGGGTCATCGTGGACGCCAACAGCTCCATCAAGAGCGCTCAGGCCATAAAACTCTTCTACTACTTAGGTAATAAGAAAACCACAGCCGACGTCTCAAAGCTGTGGCTGAGAGGATTTAAAGAAGTCTTATCAGCGGAGACGGACCTCAAGAACGTTGATGTGAGTTTGTTCCCACAGGGGCTTCTGGGAAAATTCCCATTTTTTGCATTAATATGCAAACATGATAATCGTTGGTGGTTGTTTATTAGTTGTTTATTGTTTAGATGTATTTCTGGAATGAGAATAAAGCAGCAAcgcttttaatttaatattaaaggctctatttttttaatcatctctGCATACGCCTCTGAAAAATTGACCCAGTTGTAGAAATCCCGATATCACAAAATTTAATGCctgaaaaaatgaattttatttgcatATCATTTGCAATCCTGTCTGCTTCAGGCTCACGTTTACGTCTTCTAGAGACAATGTGGTGGTTGGAGACGCTGTTAGAATCCAGGTTGAGCCGTTACACCGATTTGATTTTGTTAATCATGTCTGTTTGTTGCTCTGTGCTCGTTTGCAGGTGTCTTACTACACCTCCAAATCAAAGCAGGAGGAGATCGACCTTCACACCACAGACGGCTTCCCTCTATTCCTCATCACGTATGCCTGCGCCATCACCTTCTCCGTCATATCCTGCATGAGGTAAGaacctgtccatctgtctgtttatctatcatcttacattcattcattttcaatgacCGTTTCTTCCGCTGTCGTGGGATTGCTATAgtctatcccagtggactttgGATAGACTATAGCAACCCAAGCAATGAGACCTTTAAATTCAACACTGATAATTGCAGATCATTAAATAACTTTGGAATCCaaactttttaaattgtaatgcAGATTTCTATAACTACTGGTATAAACTAACAATTCTGCTGAATACATTTCCACATCTGACCAGTCTTCAAACTGTAAACTGGCCTCGCCATCGCCGGTGTTAGCAGCTAGCTAGCAGCCGCTGCCTCTCCTGGAACGTCGCTGAGAGTCTTGGCAGGATTGGCTATTCTGCAATAGCTTGATAACAGAACAGGGAACCATACTGAAATTCCGACAGCCGCCAAAAAGTCTTTCTTGTCTGCTGACCTTCATCAGTTTCACCTCAGCGGTTACAGAGAGGTGTACCTCAGGGTGTGACAGTcaacaatgacatcactgttaGAGAAAATGACCTCTCCTTACAGACATTTGATGGCTTTCTGAGTTGAGTGACTTTGCTCCGTCCTTATCTCTCTGACAGGCTGGACAATGTGAGGAACAAGGTGTGGGTGGCCGTCTTCGGCGTCCTCTCCTCCGGCCTGGCGGTTGTCTCCTCTTTCGGTTTGCTGCTTTACATCGGCGTGCCGTTCGTCATCACGGTCGCAAACTCTCCTTTCCTAATTCTGGGTGAGACTCTCTCCTTTTAAGGTTGTCGATTATTTTGGAGTATTTTGCATGAAAGAATTGCGACTAATTGGCATGTATGATCAGGAATCGGTCTCAACAACATGTTCATCATGGTGTCCGACTGGCAGCGCACTCACGTGAAGGACCCGGTGGGGACGAGGATGGCTCACGTCTACAAAGAAGCCATCATGTCCATCACCATCACCGCCGCGACCGACGTTCTCAAGTTCTCCATCGGCGTCACGTCGGATTTCCCGTCCGTGCAGTCGTTCTGCCTCTACACCAGCACGTCCATCGTCTTCTCCTACGTCTACACCATCACCTTCTTCGGGGCCTTCTTGGCTTTGAACGGTAGACGAGAAGCCGGCAACAGACACTGGTTGACCTGCATGAAAATACCGTCAGACAGTGTCGATGATCGGGTCGAGATGTATAACATCTGCTGTGTGGGAGGCGGCTACGATGAGAACACCGGAGCGGagaaaaaacaaccagccagtAATTTCTTCAAGGATTACTACGGGCCGTTTTTGATCAAACCCCAGGTCAAGGCCGCCGTCATCCTCCTTTACCTGGGTTATCTGGCCGCCAGTATTTACGGATGTTTCCACGTCCAGCAGGGGATCGACCTGTACGATCTGGCGGCCGACGAATCCCACGTCACGAGATTCAACCGGAAAGACAGGCAGTACTTTTCTGACTTCGGTCCAGCTGTGATGGTTATCGTGAGCGAGGAGTTCCCCTACTGGGACGCAACCAAGAGGAGGCAACTCCAAGGATGCATGGAGGACTTCAAGAGGCTGCAGTTTGTAGACGACAACATTTACACGTCCTGGTTGGACTCTTATTTGTCCTACGGACGAGAAAGACATTTGAATCTTGATGTTAAGGAGGTTTTTCTCAAGAATCTACCTACCTTTTTTGATTTGTACCCATTTTTCAAGCAAGACGTGAACCTCACAGGAGATTCCATCCACGCTTCCCGCTTCTTCATCCAGACTATCGACATCGCCAACGCTAGCATGGAAATCCAGATGCTGGGCGGTCTTAAAACCGCGGCTGAAGGATGCCACGCTGCGTCTTTACTGATCTTCAACCGGAAATTCATTTTCTACGACCAGTACGGCGTGGTGGTGAAGAGCACCATCAAGAACGTTGGCGTTATCATGGccgtgatgctggtggtgtCTCTCCTGCTCATCCCGAATCCTCTCTGCTCGCTGTTGGTGACGTGTTCCATCGGCTCGGTGACGGCGGGGGTCACGGGTTTCATGACGCTCTGGGACATCACCCTGGATTCCATATCCATGATCGTTTTCACCGTCTGCATCGGCTTCACCGTCGATTTCGCCGCCCACGTCTCTTACGTTTTCGTCTCCAGCAAGAAAGCGAGTCTCAACGACAAGGCGGTGGATGCCCTAGCCAGCTTGGGCTACCCCATCCTCCAGGGGGCCTCCTCCACCATTTTGGGGGTGTCGGTCTTGTCTACGTCTGAATTTCACACATTTAGGACATTTTTTAAGCTCTTCTTTCTCGTCATGTTGTTCGGGATGCTTCACGGCTTGACTTTCATTCCGGTACTCCTGACGTTGTTCTCGTGTTCTTTggataaaaagaaagacaaacacttaGAAATCAGCAAACTATGACCTCCGCCGTCACGCAGAGAACGTGGAGGAAGTTCATTTTACAGCATTTACATTTAGAAAACATTCAATTTGTCCTCAAAGTCAGAAAGGATTCTGACTAAACTAATCAAAAACAAGCATTTCTGTTTCAATAAAgcatttttcattatatttgtAGGGTAACTTTATGTATGATGAGGTCTAATCTGTGTTGTTAgctatttattttctgtttaagtTTGTTTTATTAGACTTTACACTGGTGGTGTTGGCGGCTGAGGAATCTGCTGAGACAGAAAAGGCTTAAAGTGAGGTTTTTTGGAAAGATTTTCAAATGTCACATAATTCCAAATGAAGTGTAACCCAGCTGCACCGGAATATCTTAAAATGCTCATCTCCGGGGAGAAAAACGTGACGTTTCTGTCACGGTgtaggaaaaaaacaacccaggAGATAAATATAATcctaaatgtaaatgttgaaCCGCAGAAAAATATTTACCCACTCAAACCTTGTTTAATGCGAATAAATAGTGATGTTTGCACAGACGTGCTTGTGGAACTCCAAcattcagctgctgctgcacggCTCTATGTCTGCAGGGCTTTGAGCTGTTCACCCTTTGTACATTGAAAAACACAAGTGTTCTGATATACTGGCCACAGATGCActgaagggggggtgggggggggaaatgGCACTCGCTTGGTTATATTTTATGCGTTTGCTGGCAGATataaagaaagaatgaaacagCCTTGGGTGCAGCTGCACGTCAAGAAAAGCGCAGAAGGCCTGCAGGTTCCAGTTTACACCCCCAGTGCAGCAGGAAGGCCCTGTCACCCTTCGTCACGCCTGTCttcctcaacccccccaccctcagagATGAGATGCCTCATACCCACACAGCATGACGTGACAGGACCCCACGCCCGACGTAGAGCGGGGGGCAT contains:
- the ptchd3a gene encoding patched domain-containing protein 3, which produces MSCRRSDCLEKPLSSLFGKLGSLVGSRPLFFFVIPILLTAALGGGFAFLRDREDNDLERQFTPRKGPSKTTRAFVRENFPYNHSMFSEDRLYDIGDFASLIAVSRFDLDVLRDPAFEDVVSLNDEILKIRVQNGTLGFNELCAKANGECVSNILGIFQSDPADVTYPVYKNGSDSVFLGPALGGVIVDANSSIKSAQAIKLFYYLGNKKTTADVSKLWLRGFKEVLSAETDLKNVDVSYYTSKSKQEEIDLHTTDGFPLFLITYACAITFSVISCMRLDNVRNKVWVAVFGVLSSGLAVVSSFGLLLYIGVPFVITVANSPFLILGIGLNNMFIMVSDWQRTHVKDPVGTRMAHVYKEAIMSITITAATDVLKFSIGVTSDFPSVQSFCLYTSTSIVFSYVYTITFFGAFLALNGRREAGNRHWLTCMKIPSDSVDDRVEMYNICCVGGGYDENTGAEKKQPASNFFKDYYGPFLIKPQVKAAVILLYLGYLAASIYGCFHVQQGIDLYDLAADESHVTRFNRKDRQYFSDFGPAVMVIVSEEFPYWDATKRRQLQGCMEDFKRLQFVDDNIYTSWLDSYLSYGRERHLNLDVKEVFLKNLPTFFDLYPFFKQDVNLTGDSIHASRFFIQTIDIANASMEIQMLGGLKTAAEGCHAASLLIFNRKFIFYDQYGVVVKSTIKNVGVIMAVMLVVSLLLIPNPLCSLLVTCSIGSVTAGVTGFMTLWDITLDSISMIVFTVCIGFTVDFAAHVSYVFVSSKKASLNDKAVDALASLGYPILQGASSTILGVSVLSTSEFHTFRTFFKLFFLVMLFGMLHGLTFIPVLLTLFSCSLDKKKDKHLEISKL